From a region of the Lactuca sativa cultivar Salinas chromosome 4, Lsat_Salinas_v11, whole genome shotgun sequence genome:
- the LOC111900031 gene encoding auxin-responsive protein SAUR15 — MLGKKIVSIKKLAKKVKVKRNPNIEPSHHDYLLKTYEEDEGCNEPKPGFFAIYVGNHEPRRFVVPTEYLSHPLFKMLLEKAYDDEEWNNRLVVPCSVMAFQEVVNAVECSNGMFDLGHLVEELI; from the coding sequence ATGTTGGGCAAGAAGATTGTTTCCATCAAAAAATTAGCCAAAAAGGTCAAGGTTAAACGCAACCCGAATATAGAGCCATCACACCATGACTACTTGCTAAAGACATATGAAGAAGACGAAGGTTGCAACGAACCCAAACCAGGTTTTTTTGCGATTTATGTAGGTAATCATGAGCCACGAAGATTTGTTGTTCCCACTGAATACCTTTCACATCCGTTGTTTAAAATGTTGCTAGAGAAAGCTTATGATGATGAAGAATGGAATAACCGGTTGGTGGTTCCATGCAGTGTCATGGCTTTCCAAGAAGTGGTTAATGCGGTTGAATGTTCCAATGGGATGTTTGATCTTGGTCATCTCGTTGAAGAGCTCATTTAG